One window of Streptomyces sp. FIT100 genomic DNA carries:
- a CDS encoding ABC transporter ATP-binding protein — MTSPSSPPGDPFDRDSLPAPEGATGALLRSLLAPRRARVALAALLLLLQQAAAQAGPLLVAYAIDSGVPALRRGDHGPLVAVGASYALCAIASGVLQYAFIRAAARVNQDALLDLRGRIFRHAQALSVDFHERYTSGRLISRSTTDVESLRELLSEGLQELIAVILAFVYISAMLLWLDLGIGGLAVLSFVPLYLFVRLYQRRAGAVFAERSTAIAAVIVKFAETMNGIRPVRAFRRERANDERFRALNDLHARSNGDALLEMARYVVSSRLVANTAVAGIVLWSAHRVTEGTLALGVLAAAVLYLRRLYDPIDRLAMFLNSYQSAAASLEKIAGLLAQAPSVPESARPVDLPARTGTAGPGRSVVFEDVRFAYRTGGEVLPRFGLTIPAGQTVAVVGSTGAGKSTLAKLLARFYDPTEGRVLLDGVDLRDLALPELRRGVVMVTQEAFLFSGTVAENIAIGRPDATREEIEHAAKAIGAHDFISGLTDGYDTDVRKRGGRISAGQRQLVAFARALLADPAVLILDEATSSLDIPGERAVQRAMDTVLRGRTAVVIAHRLSTVEIADRVLVMEHGRVVEDGTPAELIGATGRFADLHRAWQDSLV; from the coding sequence ATGACGTCACCGAGCAGCCCGCCGGGCGATCCGTTCGACCGGGACTCCCTGCCCGCGCCCGAGGGCGCCACCGGCGCCCTGCTCCGGTCGCTGCTGGCGCCGCGCCGCGCCCGGGTCGCCCTCGCCGCGCTCCTCCTGCTCCTCCAGCAGGCCGCCGCGCAGGCCGGCCCGCTCCTCGTCGCGTACGCCATCGACAGCGGCGTGCCGGCCCTGCGCCGCGGCGACCACGGCCCACTGGTGGCCGTCGGCGCGAGTTACGCGCTGTGTGCGATCGCCTCCGGCGTCCTCCAGTACGCCTTCATCCGCGCGGCGGCCCGGGTCAACCAGGACGCCCTGCTCGATCTGCGCGGCCGGATCTTCCGGCACGCCCAGGCGCTCAGCGTCGACTTCCACGAGCGGTACACGTCGGGCCGGCTGATCTCGCGCTCCACCACCGACGTCGAGTCGCTCCGCGAGCTCCTCAGCGAGGGGCTCCAGGAGCTCATCGCGGTCATCCTCGCCTTCGTCTACATCTCGGCGATGCTGCTCTGGCTGGACCTCGGCATCGGCGGCCTCGCCGTGCTCAGCTTCGTCCCGCTCTATCTGTTCGTCCGGCTCTACCAGCGCCGCGCCGGCGCGGTGTTCGCCGAGCGGTCCACGGCGATCGCCGCGGTGATCGTGAAGTTCGCGGAGACGATGAACGGCATCCGACCGGTGCGCGCCTTCCGCCGCGAGCGCGCCAACGACGAGCGCTTCCGGGCGCTCAACGACCTGCACGCCCGCTCCAACGGCGACGCGCTCCTGGAGATGGCCCGCTATGTCGTCTCCTCCCGGCTGGTCGCCAACACCGCCGTCGCCGGGATCGTGCTGTGGAGCGCGCACCGGGTGACCGAGGGGACCCTGGCGCTGGGCGTCCTGGCGGCCGCGGTGCTGTATCTGCGGCGGCTGTACGACCCGATCGACCGGCTCGCCATGTTCCTCAACTCGTACCAGTCGGCCGCCGCGTCCCTGGAGAAGATCGCCGGGCTGCTGGCCCAGGCCCCGTCCGTGCCCGAGTCCGCCCGTCCCGTGGACCTGCCCGCCCGCACCGGGACGGCCGGGCCGGGCCGTTCCGTCGTCTTCGAGGACGTCCGGTTCGCCTACCGCACCGGCGGCGAGGTGCTGCCCCGCTTCGGTCTGACGATCCCCGCCGGGCAGACCGTGGCGGTCGTGGGCTCCACCGGCGCGGGCAAGTCCACGCTCGCGAAGCTGCTGGCGCGCTTCTACGACCCCACCGAGGGCCGCGTCCTCCTCGACGGTGTCGATCTGCGCGACCTCGCCCTGCCCGAACTGCGGCGCGGGGTGGTGATGGTGACCCAGGAGGCGTTCCTGTTCTCGGGGACCGTCGCCGAGAACATCGCGATCGGTCGGCCGGACGCGACCCGCGAGGAGATCGAGCACGCCGCGAAGGCGATCGGCGCCCACGACTTCATCAGCGGCCTGACGGACGGCTACGACACGGACGTACGCAAGCGGGGCGGCCGGATCTCGGCCGGCCAGCGCCAGCTCGTCGCCTTCGCGCGGGCGCTGCTCGCCGACCCGGCGGTGCTGATCCTCGACGAGGCGACGAGCTCCCTGGACATCCCGGGCGAGCGGGCGGTCCAGCGGGCGATGGACACGGTGCTGCGCGGCCGGACGGCCGTGGTGATCGCCCATCGGCTCTCCACGGTGGAGATCGCGGACCGGGTGCTGGTGATGGAGCACGGCCGGGTGGTGGAGGACGGCACACCGGCCGAACTCATCGGCGCCACCGGCCGGTTCGCGGACCTGCACCGGGCGTGGCAGGACAGCCTGGTCTGA
- a CDS encoding M4 family metallopeptidase, with translation MRPTPNRRRATATGALFAAAALLAVGIQSGSATAAGPSAAPGTAAVADPGALPAQLTPAQRAELIREANATKAATAAQLGLGAQEKLVVRDVVQDRDGTTHTRYERTYAGLPVLGGDLVVAETKAGRTESVTKASAAALKNVDTTADVAPAAAERQALAAAQAEGSKKTAADRAPRKVVWLAQGRPTLAYETVVGGLQHDGTPNELHVVTDAATGAKLYEWQAVHTGTGNTMYSGQVTLGTAPSYTLTDTGRGGHKTYNLNRGTSGTGTLFSGSDDIWGDGTPQNAETAGADAHYGAALTWDYYKNVHGRNGIRGDGVGAYSRVHYGNAYVNAFWSDSCFCMTYGDGSGNTKPLTSIDVAAHEMTHGVTSNTAGLVYSGESGGLNEATSDIFAAAVEFYADSAQDVGDYLVGEKIDIRGNGTPLRYMDKPSKDGSSKDAWYSGIGGIDVHYSSGPANHWYYLLSEGSGAKTVNGVNYDSPTSDGLPVTGIGRDKASLIWFKALTTKFNSTTNYAGARTGTLAVAGELYGTSSAEYKAVADAWAAINVGSRPGGETGTSFENTADVAIPDLGAAVTSAVAVTGRTGNAPTALKVGVDIVHTWRGDLVIDLLAPDGTAYRLKNSSGSDSADNVVETYTVNASSEVANGTWQLKVQDVARYDTGYINSVKLTFP, from the coding sequence GTGAGACCCACGCCCAACCGCCGTCGCGCCACAGCGACCGGCGCCCTCTTCGCAGCCGCCGCCCTGCTCGCCGTCGGCATCCAGTCGGGTTCCGCCACCGCCGCCGGCCCCTCCGCCGCCCCTGGCACCGCCGCCGTGGCCGACCCCGGCGCCCTGCCCGCGCAGCTCACCCCCGCCCAGCGGGCCGAGCTGATACGCGAGGCCAACGCCACCAAGGCCGCCACGGCGGCCCAACTCGGCCTCGGCGCCCAGGAGAAGCTCGTCGTCCGCGATGTCGTCCAGGACCGGGACGGCACCACGCACACGCGCTACGAGCGCACCTACGCCGGGCTCCCCGTCCTCGGCGGTGACCTCGTGGTCGCCGAGACGAAGGCCGGCAGGACCGAGTCGGTCACGAAGGCGTCCGCCGCCGCGCTGAAGAACGTCGACACCACCGCCGACGTCGCGCCCGCCGCGGCCGAGCGCCAGGCGCTCGCCGCCGCGCAGGCCGAGGGCTCGAAGAAGACCGCCGCCGACCGCGCCCCGCGCAAGGTCGTCTGGCTCGCCCAGGGCAGGCCGACGCTCGCCTACGAGACCGTCGTCGGCGGCCTCCAGCACGACGGCACCCCGAACGAGCTGCACGTCGTCACCGACGCCGCCACCGGCGCGAAGCTCTACGAGTGGCAGGCCGTCCACACCGGCACCGGCAACACCATGTACAGCGGTCAGGTGACCCTCGGCACCGCGCCCTCGTACACCCTGACCGACACCGGCCGCGGCGGCCACAAGACGTACAACCTCAACCGCGGTACGTCGGGCACCGGCACGCTCTTCTCCGGCAGCGACGACATCTGGGGCGACGGCACCCCGCAGAACGCGGAGACCGCCGGTGCCGACGCGCACTACGGCGCCGCGCTCACCTGGGACTACTACAAGAACGTGCACGGCCGTAACGGCATCCGCGGCGACGGCGTCGGCGCGTACTCCCGGGTCCACTACGGCAACGCGTACGTCAACGCCTTCTGGTCCGACAGCTGCTTCTGCATGACCTACGGCGACGGCTCCGGCAACACCAAGCCGCTGACCTCCATCGACGTGGCCGCGCACGAGATGACGCACGGCGTCACCTCCAACACCGCCGGCCTCGTCTACAGCGGCGAGTCCGGCGGCCTCAACGAGGCGACGTCCGACATCTTCGCGGCGGCGGTCGAGTTCTACGCCGACAGCGCCCAGGACGTGGGCGACTACCTGGTCGGCGAGAAGATCGACATCCGGGGCAACGGCACCCCGCTGCGCTACATGGACAAGCCGAGCAAGGACGGCTCGTCCAAGGACGCCTGGTACTCGGGCATCGGCGGCATCGACGTCCACTACTCCTCGGGCCCGGCGAACCACTGGTACTACCTGCTCTCCGAGGGCAGCGGGGCCAAGACCGTCAACGGCGTGAACTACGACTCGCCGACCTCCGACGGACTGCCGGTCACCGGCATCGGCCGCGACAAGGCGTCGCTGATCTGGTTCAAGGCGCTGACGACGAAGTTCAACTCGACCACGAACTACGCGGGCGCGCGCACCGGCACGCTCGCCGTGGCCGGTGAGCTGTACGGCACGTCGAGCGCCGAGTACAAGGCCGTGGCCGACGCCTGGGCCGCCATCAACGTCGGCTCCCGGCCGGGCGGCGAGACCGGTACGTCGTTCGAGAACACCGCGGACGTCGCCATCCCGGACCTCGGTGCCGCCGTCACCTCCGCGGTGGCCGTCACCGGCCGTACCGGCAACGCCCCCACCGCCCTCAAGGTCGGCGTCGACATCGTCCACACGTGGCGCGGCGACCTGGTCATCGACCTGCTGGCCCCGGACGGCACCGCGTACCGCCTGAAGAACTCCAGCGGCAGCGACTCCGCGGACAACGTCGTGGAGACGTACACCGTCAACGCGTCGAGCGAGGTCGCGAACGGCACCTGGCAACTGAAGGTCCAGGACGTGGCGCGCTACGACACCGGGTACATCAACAGCGTGAAGCTGACCTTCCCGTAG